One genomic window of Azospirillum sp. TSH100 includes the following:
- a CDS encoding lytic transglycosylase domain-containing protein has product MRTLSLPAALGKSARTSVFAGLLTLLAALPGALPAAALSSQDIAIYREAFKLADDERLAEALAAASRAQDPLPAKVLRWIALANPGGGSFSDIAAFIRENPDWPNMAALRRQAEMAMPDIPPAEVVEWFRQNPPVTNDGFVRHADALIATGDADRATTLIRKHWAEATFTPDEESTFLSHYTPYLRQQDHKARIDRLLWAKQEAPVRRMLPFFDEAYDKLIEARIALDGDSAGADAALSRVPSSLLNDPGLMFDRARYLRRKGNDAGALEIIAQAGTDMGRPQSWWSERHLLARRAMERGDYNLAYRLVSANGMSEGSSFADAEFLSGFLALRFLDKPSEAFTHFHKLYRSVTAPISKARGAYWCGRAAEALGQTGPARDWYAKAATYPTTFYGQLAFRHVSGGAVTLPTPPTVSSAETAAFNKREVVRVARLLAEIGGNAADQVTGFVRRVSLDARTPADYVLAARLATDVGRRDLAVATAKDAAQNEVFLVEAGYPMLDSRPAAPELALIHGIIRQESTFNPAIVSPVGARGLMQLMPATAQQVAGKLGLKHTTARLTSDPGYNVTLGSSYLADLIDRFNGSWVLAIAGYNAGPNRVSQWLQTYGDPRSGTVDVVDWIELIPISETRNYVQRVLEAVQVYRARLNGDRAEPNLDRDLRR; this is encoded by the coding sequence TTGCGCACATTATCCCTCCCCGCCGCCCTCGGCAAGAGCGCCCGGACCTCTGTTTTCGCGGGTCTCCTCACCCTTCTTGCGGCCCTTCCCGGCGCCCTTCCCGCCGCGGCGCTGAGTTCGCAGGACATCGCGATCTACCGCGAGGCGTTCAAGCTCGCCGATGATGAGCGGCTTGCCGAGGCGCTGGCCGCGGCATCCCGCGCCCAGGATCCGCTGCCAGCGAAGGTTCTGCGCTGGATCGCGCTGGCGAACCCCGGCGGTGGGAGCTTCAGCGACATCGCCGCCTTCATCCGCGAGAATCCGGACTGGCCGAACATGGCGGCTCTGCGCCGTCAGGCGGAGATGGCGATGCCGGATATCCCGCCGGCCGAGGTGGTTGAGTGGTTCCGCCAGAACCCGCCGGTTACCAACGACGGTTTCGTCCGCCATGCCGATGCGCTGATCGCGACAGGCGATGCCGACCGCGCAACCACCCTGATCCGCAAGCATTGGGCCGAAGCGACCTTCACTCCGGATGAGGAGTCGACCTTTCTCTCCCACTACACACCCTATCTGCGCCAGCAGGACCACAAGGCGCGTATCGACCGGCTGCTGTGGGCCAAACAGGAGGCGCCGGTCCGCCGGATGCTGCCCTTCTTCGACGAGGCGTACGACAAGCTGATCGAGGCGCGCATTGCGCTGGACGGCGACAGCGCCGGTGCGGATGCGGCCCTGTCGCGCGTGCCGTCCAGCCTGCTGAACGATCCCGGCCTGATGTTCGACCGTGCCCGCTATCTGCGACGCAAGGGCAATGATGCCGGTGCGCTGGAGATCATCGCCCAGGCCGGCACCGACATGGGCCGGCCGCAATCCTGGTGGTCGGAACGCCATCTGCTGGCGCGCCGGGCTATGGAGCGCGGCGACTACAATCTCGCCTACCGGCTGGTCAGCGCCAACGGCATGAGCGAAGGCAGTTCCTTTGCCGATGCGGAATTCCTGTCCGGCTTCCTGGCGTTGCGCTTCCTCGACAAGCCGTCGGAGGCCTTCACCCATTTCCACAAGCTGTACCGTTCCGTCACCGCCCCGATCAGCAAGGCACGCGGCGCCTACTGGTGCGGCCGCGCGGCGGAGGCCCTGGGCCAGACCGGGCCGGCGCGCGACTGGTACGCCAAGGCAGCGACCTACCCCACCACCTTCTACGGTCAGCTGGCCTTCCGCCATGTCTCCGGCGGGGCGGTCACCCTGCCGACGCCACCGACGGTCTCCAGTGCCGAGACGGCCGCCTTCAACAAGCGGGAGGTGGTGCGGGTTGCCCGCCTGCTGGCGGAAATCGGCGGCAACGCGGCCGATCAGGTGACCGGATTCGTCCGCCGCGTCAGCCTGGATGCCAGGACGCCGGCCGATTACGTGCTGGCCGCGCGGCTGGCGACCGACGTGGGCCGCCGCGATCTGGCCGTCGCCACAGCCAAGGACGCCGCGCAGAACGAGGTGTTCCTGGTCGAAGCCGGTTATCCGATGCTCGATTCGCGTCCTGCGGCGCCCGAACTGGCGCTGATCCACGGCATCATCCGGCAGGAAAGCACCTTTAACCCCGCCATCGTCTCTCCCGTCGGCGCGCGCGGGCTGATGCAGCTGATGCCGGCGACGGCGCAGCAGGTGGCGGGAAAGCTGGGGCTGAAGCACACGACAGCCCGGCTGACTTCCGACCCCGGCTATAATGTCACCCTTGGTTCGTCCTATCTGGCCGATCTGATCGACCGCTTCAACGGCTCCTGGGTGCTGGCCATCGCCGGCTACAATGCCGGCCCGAACCGCGTGAGCCAGTGGCTGCAGACCTATGGCGATCCGCGCAGCGGAACCGTCGACGTGGTCGACTGGATCGAGCTGATCCCGATTTCGGAGACCCGCAACTATGTCCAGCGCGTGCTGGAAGCCGTCCAGGTCTATCGTGCCCGCCTGAATGGCGACCGGGCGGAACCGAATCTGGACCGGGATCTGCGGCGGTAG
- a CDS encoding TetR/AcrR family transcriptional regulator, which yields MSTSQAGSRMGSAARGSVKRDAVVEAATRAFLIHGYEASSMDAIAADANVSKRTVYNHFPGKRELFQAVVSGLYEGFRSEDGQSLLRHDRPPEQALPAFLRSLLVHTGRPEVRGLLRLVIAEHQRFPELSQDYLEGGKSQAYALLDDYIAAQHARGRLNAPDPHVVATQLLGGMKEVLFWPTMLGLPVTADPERVIADSVAALLRAYAPAPISVPAGPTD from the coding sequence ATGTCAACGTCTCAGGCGGGAAGCCGGATGGGGAGTGCCGCGCGCGGCTCGGTCAAGCGGGATGCGGTGGTGGAGGCGGCGACCCGCGCCTTCCTGATCCACGGCTACGAGGCGTCGTCGATGGACGCCATCGCCGCCGACGCCAACGTGTCGAAACGCACCGTCTACAACCACTTTCCCGGCAAGCGGGAGCTGTTCCAGGCCGTGGTATCCGGCCTGTATGAGGGCTTCCGCAGTGAGGACGGCCAAAGCCTGCTGCGCCATGATCGCCCGCCGGAGCAGGCTCTTCCGGCTTTCCTGCGATCCCTGCTGGTCCATACCGGCCGGCCGGAGGTGCGCGGACTGCTGCGCCTCGTGATCGCCGAACACCAACGCTTCCCCGAACTATCGCAGGACTATCTGGAGGGCGGAAAGAGCCAAGCCTATGCGCTGCTGGACGACTATATCGCTGCACAGCATGCGCGCGGCCGGCTGAATGCCCCGGACCCGCATGTGGTGGCGACCCAACTACTCGGCGGCATGAAGGAGGTGCTGTTCTGGCCGACCATGCTCGGCCTGCCGGTCACCGCCGATCCGGAGCGGGTGATTGCCGATTCGGTCGCGGCATTGCTCCGCGCCTACGCACCTGCGCCGATCAGCGTCCCCGCAGGTCCGACGGATTGA
- the dapA gene encoding 4-hydroxy-tetrahydrodipicolinate synthase, with amino-acid sequence MFHGSIVALLTPFKGGKVDEKAFQSFVEWQVAQGTHGLVPCGTTGESPTLSHEEHNRVVELCIEAAGGKVPVMAGSGSNSTDEAIALTRHAKKAGAQAALVVTPYYNKPSQEGLYQHFKAIHDAADLPIFIYNIPGRSVVDMSVATMARLAKLPNIVGVKDATADLSRPSRLLQEVGPDFIQLSGEDATALAFNAQGGVGCISVTANIAPALCSAMQTAWAKGDLKEAFRLRDVLSPLHDSMFVETSPAPVKFAASLLGLGTDEVRLPLVPASETARAAVRGAMTKAGLLS; translated from the coding sequence ATGTTCCACGGTTCCATCGTCGCCCTTCTGACTCCGTTCAAGGGCGGGAAAGTGGACGAGAAGGCCTTCCAGTCCTTCGTGGAGTGGCAGGTCGCGCAGGGTACGCACGGTCTCGTGCCCTGCGGCACCACCGGCGAGTCGCCGACCCTGTCCCACGAAGAACACAACCGCGTCGTGGAGCTGTGCATCGAGGCGGCCGGCGGCAAGGTTCCGGTGATGGCCGGCAGCGGCTCCAACTCGACCGATGAGGCGATCGCCCTGACCCGCCACGCCAAGAAGGCGGGCGCTCAGGCGGCGCTCGTGGTGACGCCCTACTACAACAAGCCGTCTCAAGAGGGTCTGTACCAGCATTTCAAGGCGATCCATGACGCGGCGGATTTGCCGATCTTCATTTACAACATTCCCGGCCGCAGTGTCGTGGATATGTCTGTGGCGACGATGGCGCGGCTTGCAAAGCTGCCCAACATCGTCGGCGTGAAGGACGCCACCGCCGACCTGTCCCGCCCGTCCCGCCTGTTGCAGGAGGTCGGTCCCGACTTCATCCAGCTGTCGGGCGAGGATGCCACGGCGCTGGCCTTCAACGCGCAGGGTGGTGTGGGCTGCATCTCCGTCACCGCGAACATCGCGCCGGCGCTGTGCTCCGCCATGCAGACCGCCTGGGCGAAGGGCGACCTGAAGGAGGCGTTCCGCCTGCGCGATGTGCTGTCGCCGCTGCACGACTCGATGTTCGTCGAGACCAGCCCGGCCCCGGTGAAGTTCGCCGCCAGCCTGCTTGGCCTCGGCACCGACGAGGTGCGCCTGCCGCTGGTTCCGGCGTCCGAGACCGCCCGTGCCGCCGTGCGTGGAGCCATGACCAAAGCCGGCCTGTTGTCCTGA
- a CDS encoding aldo/keto reductase, with product MKQRNIGGILSVSEIGLGCMGMSEFYGPTDDSQSLATLEKAFELGVTHYDTADMYGSGHNESLLARFLAGKRDRVTIATKFGIVRQPGEYARRVDTSPAYVRQACDASLKRLGVETIDLYYAHRLNPEIPVEETVGAMADLVKAGKVRALGLSEVSAATLRRAHAVHPIAAVQSEYSLWTRDMEAAVLPACRELGISLVAYAPLGRGMLTGAVSSPDQFAENDFRRIAPRFAGDNFDRNLALVEQVKALAVQKGCTPGQVALAWLLAQGPDILPIPGTKRIKYLEENVGAAAVTLTEAEVTALGDALPPGVAAGDRYTAEGMRGVNV from the coding sequence ATGAAACAGCGCAACATCGGCGGCATTCTCTCGGTTTCCGAAATCGGTCTTGGCTGCATGGGCATGTCAGAGTTCTACGGCCCGACCGACGATTCCCAGTCGCTCGCAACGCTCGAAAAGGCGTTCGAACTGGGAGTGACCCATTACGATACCGCCGACATGTACGGCAGCGGCCACAACGAATCGCTGCTCGCCCGCTTTCTGGCCGGCAAGCGCGACCGGGTGACGATTGCCACCAAGTTCGGCATCGTTCGTCAGCCCGGTGAATATGCCCGCCGGGTCGACACCAGCCCGGCCTATGTGCGGCAGGCTTGCGACGCCTCGCTGAAACGGCTGGGCGTGGAGACCATCGACCTCTACTACGCCCACCGCCTGAATCCGGAAATCCCGGTCGAGGAGACAGTTGGCGCCATGGCTGATCTGGTGAAGGCGGGAAAGGTTCGGGCACTCGGCCTGTCCGAGGTGTCGGCCGCCACCCTGCGCCGCGCCCATGCCGTCCACCCCATCGCCGCGGTGCAAAGCGAATATTCGCTGTGGACCCGCGATATGGAGGCGGCGGTGCTGCCGGCCTGCCGGGAATTGGGCATTTCGCTGGTCGCCTACGCCCCGCTAGGCCGCGGCATGCTGACGGGCGCGGTCAGCAGTCCCGACCAGTTCGCCGAGAACGACTTCCGCCGCATCGCGCCACGCTTTGCCGGAGACAATTTCGACCGAAATCTGGCGCTGGTCGAGCAGGTGAAGGCGCTGGCGGTGCAGAAGGGCTGCACGCCGGGACAGGTCGCGCTGGCCTGGCTGCTGGCCCAGGGGCCGGACATTCTGCCGATCCCGGGGACCAAGCGGATCAAGTATCTGGAGGAGAATGTCGGTGCGGCGGCGGTGACGCTGACGGAAGCGGAGGTCACGGCGCTGGGCGATGCGCTGCCGCCGGGTGTGGCGGCGGGCGACCGCTACACGGCTGAGGGAATGCGGGGCGTGAATGTATGA
- a CDS encoding methyltransferase → MARLDNRATDRDQTVAAVAAEALSEIRPQGRILVAFDSDGAIAEALRDGGAEVVVWNRLAIGGQVATPWPAEGPFDGAVLRLPRGWAGFEMALHALASRLAPGAPLWIAGGNDEGVTSAPKHLDGLAEEPETLIIKRRARLLLTRRTDAPAKGALEDWRQTVTLTLPDRTLDLVSYPGLFAHGHLDAGTECLLKVLPEVAAGTRVLDFGCGAGVIARAVRERQSNAPLTLLDIDAVALHAARQNVPDAELVLSDGLAGLGTRDRFGLILSNPPLHRGKDEDFGMLDALVAGTKQYLKLRGTLVAVTQRTAGVGKLFKTAFGHSDMLMETTQFQVWSGTPK, encoded by the coding sequence TTGGCACGTCTCGACAACCGGGCCACGGACCGCGACCAGACGGTCGCTGCCGTGGCCGCCGAAGCCCTGTCCGAAATCCGGCCGCAAGGCCGGATTCTGGTGGCTTTCGACAGCGATGGCGCCATCGCCGAAGCCCTCCGCGATGGTGGGGCCGAGGTGGTGGTGTGGAACCGGCTCGCGATTGGCGGGCAGGTGGCAACGCCTTGGCCGGCCGAAGGGCCGTTCGATGGCGCGGTTCTGCGCCTGCCACGTGGCTGGGCCGGCTTCGAGATGGCCCTGCACGCGCTGGCATCGCGCCTCGCCCCCGGTGCCCCGCTGTGGATCGCCGGTGGCAATGACGAAGGCGTGACCAGCGCGCCCAAGCATCTCGACGGGCTGGCGGAAGAGCCGGAAACGCTGATCATCAAGCGGCGTGCCCGGCTGCTGCTGACCCGCCGCACGGATGCCCCTGCCAAGGGGGCGTTGGAGGACTGGAGGCAGACCGTCACCCTGACGCTGCCGGACCGGACGCTGGATCTGGTGTCCTATCCGGGCCTGTTCGCCCATGGCCATCTGGATGCCGGTACCGAATGCCTGCTGAAGGTGCTGCCGGAGGTGGCTGCCGGCACCCGCGTGCTGGATTTCGGTTGTGGCGCCGGGGTGATCGCGCGGGCGGTGCGTGAGCGCCAGTCAAACGCACCGCTGACCCTGCTCGACATCGACGCGGTGGCCCTTCACGCAGCCCGGCAGAACGTACCGGACGCCGAACTGGTGCTGAGCGATGGCTTGGCCGGGCTGGGCACCCGCGACCGCTTCGGCCTGATCCTGTCCAACCCGCCGCTTCACCGCGGCAAGGACGAGGATTTCGGCATGCTCGATGCCCTGGTGGCGGGGACGAAACAGTATCTGAAGCTGCGCGGCACGCTGGTGGCCGTCACCCAGCGGACGGCCGGTGTGGGCAAGCTGTTCAAGACCGCCTTCGGCCATAGCGACATGCTGATGGAGACCACGCAGTTCCAGGTCTGGTCGGGGACACCGAAATAA
- the smpB gene encoding SsrA-binding protein SmpB, whose protein sequence is MATREEAKKYAAQNRRARFDFFIDDVLEAGIMLTGSEVKSLRGGRASVNEAYAGLKGGELYLFNAYIPEYLQAGRVDQHEPKRPRKLLVRRRELDKLAAGIKQKGVTLVPMSVYFNDRGYAKVEIGLATGKKKHDKRESEKERSWQRDKARLMRDKG, encoded by the coding sequence TTGGCGACGCGCGAGGAAGCAAAAAAATATGCGGCGCAGAACCGCCGCGCGCGGTTCGACTTCTTCATCGATGATGTCCTCGAAGCCGGAATCATGCTGACCGGCTCCGAGGTGAAGTCCCTGCGCGGCGGCCGCGCCAGTGTGAACGAAGCCTATGCCGGCCTGAAGGGCGGGGAGCTGTACCTGTTCAACGCGTACATCCCCGAATATCTCCAGGCGGGCCGCGTCGATCAGCACGAGCCGAAGCGTCCGCGCAAGCTGCTGGTCCGCCGCCGCGAGCTGGACAAGCTCGCGGCCGGCATCAAGCAGAAGGGCGTCACGCTGGTGCCGATGTCGGTCTATTTCAACGACCGCGGTTATGCCAAGGTCGAGATCGGCCTCGCAACCGGCAAGAAGAAGCACGACAAGCGCGAGAGCGAGAAGGAACGCAGCTGGCAGCGCGACAAGGCGCGGCTGATGCGCGACAAGGGTTAA
- the gyrA gene encoding DNA gyrase subunit A, with protein sequence MSNTPLPPASDIAPINIEDEMRKSYLDYAMSVIVSRALPDVRDGLKPVHRRILYAMKEGGYDSTKPYKKSARIVGDVMGKYHPHGDSAIYDAMVRMAQDFSMRLPLIDGQGNFGSMDGDPPAAMRYTEARLAKAAEALLDDIDKDTIDFQASYDDSGREPTVVPARFPNLLVNGAGGIAVGMATNIPTHNLGEVIDACCAYIDNPDVTLEELMEHVPGPDFPTGGLILGRSGSRAALQTGRGSIILRAKTHFEEVRKDRTAIVATEIPYQVNKAKLMERIGEVVNDKTIEGIADLRDESDRDGVRVVIELKRDAVPDVVLAQLFRHTQLQTSFGVNMLALNGGRPELMHLLQIITAFVRFREQVITRRTEFLLGKARERAHTLVGLAVAVANLDAMIELIRSAPDPVWAREEMMNREWPVHDVGPLIELIDEPGRGVSEQGTYRLSEVQARAILDLRLHRLTGLERDKIGAELKDVTDQIADFLATLANRPKLMGILRDELVEMKERFGTPRRTEIQDLEFEADIEDLIQREDMVVTVSQSGYVKRVPLSTYRAQKRGGKGRSGMSMKAEDAVSDLFVANTHTPLLLFSNRGMVYKLKVYRLPLGNPQARGKAFVNLLPLIDGETITTVLPLPEDEAAWADLHVVFATSKGNVRRNRMSDFANIRSNGLIAMKLEEEGERLIGVHTCSETDDVLLATRGGKCIRFPVDDVRVFAGRTSTGVRGIKLADGDEVVSLSILTHVDATPEERAAFFKMKRDEGLEMEGEAAPEADEVPTDSVTLTQERYEELKQKEQYILTVSDRGYGKRSSSYEYRTAGRGGQGIWNMEMGERNGSIVAAFPVESNHQVMMVTNGGQVIRMPLHDVRVAGRKTLGVTLFRVGADERVVSVATIAEEDGETGGGGETGVEDGGDANGSVGSVGEAGGTAAPNE encoded by the coding sequence TTGAGCAATACGCCCCTTCCTCCCGCCTCCGACATCGCGCCGATCAACATCGAAGACGAGATGCGGAAATCGTATCTCGACTACGCGATGAGCGTGATCGTGAGCCGTGCCCTGCCCGACGTCCGAGACGGGCTGAAGCCGGTGCACCGGCGCATCCTCTACGCGATGAAGGAGGGCGGCTACGACTCGACCAAGCCCTATAAGAAGTCGGCGCGCATCGTCGGCGACGTGATGGGTAAATACCACCCGCACGGCGACAGCGCGATCTACGACGCCATGGTCCGCATGGCGCAGGACTTCTCCATGCGCCTGCCGCTGATCGACGGTCAGGGCAATTTCGGTTCGATGGACGGCGATCCGCCGGCGGCGATGCGCTACACCGAAGCGCGTCTGGCCAAGGCGGCGGAAGCGCTGCTCGACGACATCGACAAGGACACCATCGACTTCCAGGCCAGCTACGACGATTCCGGTCGCGAGCCGACCGTGGTGCCGGCCCGCTTCCCGAACCTGCTGGTGAACGGCGCCGGCGGCATCGCCGTCGGCATGGCGACGAACATCCCGACCCACAATCTGGGCGAGGTGATCGATGCCTGCTGCGCCTACATCGACAATCCCGACGTCACGCTCGAAGAGCTGATGGAGCATGTGCCCGGCCCCGATTTCCCGACGGGCGGCCTGATCCTCGGCCGCTCGGGCAGCCGGGCGGCGCTCCAGACCGGGCGCGGCTCGATCATCCTGCGCGCCAAGACCCATTTCGAGGAGGTGCGCAAGGACCGCACCGCCATCGTCGCGACCGAGATCCCCTATCAGGTCAACAAGGCCAAGCTGATGGAACGCATCGGCGAGGTCGTGAACGACAAGACGATCGAGGGCATCGCCGACCTGCGTGACGAGTCGGACCGCGACGGCGTGCGCGTGGTGATCGAGCTGAAGCGCGACGCGGTCCCCGACGTGGTGCTGGCCCAGCTGTTCCGCCACACCCAGCTCCAGACCTCCTTCGGCGTCAACATGCTGGCGCTGAACGGGGGCCGTCCGGAACTGATGCATCTGCTGCAGATCATCACCGCCTTCGTCCGCTTCCGCGAGCAGGTCATCACCCGCCGGACCGAGTTCCTGCTGGGCAAGGCGCGTGAGCGGGCGCACACCTTGGTCGGTCTGGCGGTCGCCGTAGCCAACCTGGATGCGATGATCGAGCTGATCCGCAGCGCCCCCGACCCGGTCTGGGCGCGCGAGGAGATGATGAACCGCGAGTGGCCGGTCCATGACGTCGGCCCGCTGATCGAACTGATCGACGAGCCCGGTCGCGGCGTCAGCGAGCAGGGAACCTACCGCCTGTCGGAAGTCCAGGCCCGCGCCATCCTCGATCTGCGCCTGCACCGCCTGACCGGGCTGGAGCGCGACAAGATCGGCGCCGAGTTGAAGGACGTCACCGACCAGATCGCCGATTTCCTCGCCACGCTCGCCAACCGGCCGAAGCTGATGGGGATCCTGCGCGACGAGCTGGTGGAGATGAAGGAACGGTTCGGCACGCCCCGCCGTACCGAAATCCAGGATCTGGAGTTCGAGGCCGACATCGAGGACCTGATCCAGCGCGAGGACATGGTCGTCACCGTCAGCCAGTCCGGCTATGTGAAACGGGTGCCGCTGTCGACCTACCGGGCGCAGAAGCGCGGCGGCAAGGGCCGCTCCGGCATGTCGATGAAGGCGGAGGACGCGGTCAGCGACCTGTTCGTCGCCAACACGCACACGCCGCTGCTGCTCTTCTCGAACCGCGGCATGGTCTACAAGCTGAAGGTCTACCGCCTGCCGCTGGGCAACCCGCAGGCGCGCGGCAAGGCCTTCGTCAACCTGCTGCCGCTGATCGACGGCGAGACCATCACAACCGTGCTGCCGCTGCCTGAGGATGAGGCCGCCTGGGCCGATCTGCACGTCGTCTTCGCCACGTCGAAAGGCAATGTCCGCCGCAACCGCATGTCGGACTTCGCCAACATCCGCTCCAACGGCCTGATCGCCATGAAGCTGGAGGAGGAGGGCGAGCGCCTGATCGGCGTTCACACCTGTTCGGAGACCGACGACGTTCTGCTGGCGACCCGCGGCGGCAAGTGCATCCGCTTCCCCGTGGACGATGTGCGCGTCTTCGCCGGCCGCACCTCCACCGGTGTCCGCGGCATCAAGCTGGCGGATGGTGACGAGGTGGTGTCGCTGTCGATCCTGACCCACGTCGATGCCACGCCCGAGGAGCGCGCCGCCTTCTTCAAGATGAAGCGCGACGAAGGGCTGGAGATGGAGGGCGAGGCCGCTCCGGAGGCGGACGAGGTGCCGACCGACAGCGTCACCCTGACGCAGGAGCGGTATGAAGAATTGAAACAAAAGGAACAGTATATTCTGACCGTCTCCGACCGCGGCTATGGCAAGCGCAGCTCGTCCTACGAGTATCGCACCGCCGGCCGCGGCGGCCAGGGCATCTGGAACATGGAGATGGGCGAGCGCAACGGCTCGATCGTCGCCGCCTTCCCCGTCGAATCTAACCATCAGGTGATGATGGTCACCAACGGCGGCCAGGTGATCCGCATGCCGCTCCACGATGTGCGGGTGGCCGGCCGCAAGACGCTGGGCGTCACGCTGTTCCGCGTGGGGGCGGACGAACGCGTGGTGTCGGTCGCCACCATCGCCGAGGAAGACGGCGAGACTGGCGGCGGGGGGGAGACTGGTGTCGAGGACGGCGGTGACGCCAACGGTTCGGTCGGGTCGGTCGGCGAAGCCGGCGGCACCGCCGCGCCGAACGAATAA
- a CDS encoding MATE family efflux transporter — protein sequence MSTATLPAPEPHAPEPLRARLAAHVGELLRLAAPVIISRAGLMVMMAVDTAIVGRFSAQELAYYGLAHLPGNIMVGTGVGLLMGTVMITAHAFGAGSEADCGRAWRRSIPYALLLGALFALVSLLGDPLFQAGGQTAEMAAGGAHVLAVLGLGAPGMMLYITTGFFLEGIKRPLPGMVAMVIGNIVNAVLAWALVWGHAGLEPLGAVGSAWATSIVRWSMGLGLVAYVWWMHDHDRWQVRRPVADWWSGAARQRHLGYAAGLSIGVESGAFAALGLFAGMISPLALGAYTVGLNLTALPFMAAVGLASATAVRVGVAYGRGDRGDMALAGWTGLGVTSAILAGVGILYRSLPDALGAIYSNDPQLLEAVVPLIAFAAWILIADGGQTVMANALRGRHDAWIPTALHFFSYAVVMIPVSAFLVFGLDHGAHGLFEGILIASLVSVTILSLRFAHLSRR from the coding sequence ATGAGCACCGCCACTCTGCCCGCCCCGGAGCCGCACGCCCCGGAGCCGTTGCGTGCACGCCTCGCCGCCCACGTCGGCGAACTGCTGCGTCTGGCGGCGCCGGTCATCATCTCCCGCGCCGGGCTGATGGTGATGATGGCGGTGGACACTGCCATCGTCGGCCGTTTCTCGGCCCAGGAACTGGCCTATTACGGGCTGGCCCACCTGCCCGGCAACATCATGGTCGGCACCGGCGTCGGTCTGCTGATGGGTACGGTCATGATCACCGCCCACGCCTTCGGGGCAGGCAGCGAGGCGGACTGCGGACGGGCATGGCGGCGCTCCATCCCCTATGCGCTGCTGCTGGGGGCGTTGTTCGCCCTGGTCTCGCTGCTGGGGGACCCGTTGTTCCAGGCCGGTGGCCAGACAGCGGAGATGGCGGCGGGCGGCGCCCATGTGCTGGCGGTGCTCGGCCTCGGCGCGCCGGGCATGATGCTGTACATCACCACCGGCTTCTTCCTGGAGGGCATCAAGCGCCCGCTGCCGGGCATGGTCGCCATGGTGATCGGCAACATCGTCAATGCCGTGCTCGCCTGGGCGCTGGTTTGGGGCCATGCCGGGCTTGAGCCGCTGGGGGCGGTCGGGTCGGCTTGGGCAACCAGCATCGTGCGCTGGAGCATGGGTCTGGGGCTGGTCGCCTATGTGTGGTGGATGCACGACCACGACCGCTGGCAGGTGCGCCGGCCGGTCGCCGACTGGTGGAGCGGGGCGGCACGCCAGCGTCACCTCGGCTATGCCGCCGGGCTGAGCATCGGGGTGGAGAGCGGCGCCTTCGCCGCGCTCGGCCTGTTCGCCGGCATGATTTCCCCGCTGGCGCTGGGCGCCTACACGGTCGGGCTGAACCTGACCGCGCTGCCCTTCATGGCGGCGGTCGGGCTTGCGTCGGCCACCGCGGTACGGGTGGGTGTCGCCTACGGCCGCGGCGACCGCGGCGACATGGCGCTGGCCGGCTGGACCGGGCTGGGTGTCACCAGCGCCATTCTGGCCGGCGTCGGCATCCTCTACCGCAGCCTGCCCGATGCGTTGGGGGCCATCTATTCCAACGACCCGCAGTTGCTGGAGGCGGTGGTGCCGCTGATCGCCTTCGCCGCCTGGATCCTGATCGCCGACGGCGGCCAGACGGTGATGGCGAATGCCCTGCGCGGCCGGCACGATGCCTGGATTCCAACCGCGCTCCACTTCTTCTCCTACGCGGTGGTGATGATTCCGGTTTCCGCCTTCCTGGTTTTCGGGCTGGACCATGGCGCACATGGGCTGTTCGAGGGAATCCTGATCGCCAGCCTGGTATCCGTCACCATCCTCTCGCTGCGGTTCGCACATCTGAGCCGGCGCTGA
- a CDS encoding helix-turn-helix transcriptional regulator produces MAGALNLSTGTLRRRLTEEGCSVRSILTEERVAHARALLEGEGLSVQEAAEACGYANRSHFARRIRAAVGVNPSDLRGR; encoded by the coding sequence GTGGCCGGTGCGCTCAACCTCAGCACCGGCACGCTGCGCCGTCGCCTGACCGAGGAGGGCTGCTCCGTCCGCAGCATCCTGACGGAGGAGCGGGTGGCCCATGCCCGCGCCCTGCTGGAAGGTGAAGGGTTGAGTGTGCAGGAGGCGGCGGAGGCCTGCGGCTATGCCAACCGCTCCCACTTCGCCCGCCGCATCCGGGCGGCGGTGGGCGTCAATCCGTCGGACCTGCGGGGACGCTGA
- a CDS encoding entericidin A/B family lipoprotein, with product MQHAKNSRQRATARAIPFPAREVVILTFLMALAAMLTGCNTVEGAGQDVRAGGRAIERTVD from the coding sequence ATGCAGCACGCCAAGAACAGCCGGCAGCGCGCCACCGCTCGCGCCATCCCGTTTCCCGCGCGCGAGGTGGTGATCCTGACCTTCCTGATGGCGCTGGCCGCCATGCTGACCGGCTGCAACACGGTCGAGGGTGCCGGGCAGGATGTCCGGGCCGGTGGCCGGGCGATCGAACGGACGGTCGATTGA